In Ochotona princeps isolate mOchPri1 chromosome 21, mOchPri1.hap1, whole genome shotgun sequence, a single genomic region encodes these proteins:
- the LZTFL1 gene encoding leucine zipper transcription factor-like protein 1 — protein MAELGLNEHHQNEVINYMRFARSKRGLRLKTVDSCFQDLKESRLVEETFTVDEVSDVLNGLQAVVHSEVESELINTAHTNVLLLRQLFSQAEKWYLKLQSDISELENRELLEQVAEFEKAEFTSSSKKPIMETTKPKLVPINEGGTTELLNKEILRLQEENEKLKTRLKTIEMQATVVLDEKSKLERALQELQLDQGNQKDFIKAQDLSDLENTVAALKSEFQKTLNDKTESQKSLEENLVTARHDFLRVQEQLNMAEKELEKKFQQTAAYRNMKEILTKKNDQIKDLRKRLAKYEPED, from the exons ATG gcAGAATTGGGTCTAAATGAGCACCATCAAAATGAAGTTATTAATTACATGCGCTTCGCACGTTCCAAGAGAGGCTTGAGGCTCAAGACTGTGGACTCATGCTTCCAGGACCTCAAGGAGAGCAG ACTGGTGGAGGAGACCTTCACCGTGGACGAGGTCTCGGACGTCCTGAACGGGCTGCAGGCCGTGGTGCACAGCGAGGTGGAGTCCGAGCTCATCAACACTGCCCACACCAACGTGCTGCTGCTCCGGCAGCTCTTCTCACAGGCCGAGAAGTGGTACCTCAAGCTGCAGTCAGATATCTCTGAGCTGGAGAACAG GGAACTGTTAGAACAAGTAGCAgaatttgaaaaagcagaattcACATCTTCAAGCAAAAAG cccaTAATGGAGACTACAAAGCCAAAACTTGTTCCAATTAATGAAGGTGGGACAACAGAACTCCTAAACAAG GAAATTCTAAGACTTCAAGAAGAGAATGAGAAGTTGAAGACAAGGCTGAAGACCATCGAGATGCAG GCTACAGTTGTACTGGATGAGAAGTCAAAACTAGAAAGAGCACTGCAGGAGTTACAGCTCGATCAAGGAAATCAGAAG GATTTCATAAAGGCCCAAGACTTGAGCGACTTGGAAAATACAGTCGCTGCTCTAAAAAGTGAGTTTCAAAAGACACTTAATGACAAGACAGAAAGCCAGAAATCCCTGGAGGAGAATCTAGTGACGGCCAGACACGACTTCTTGCGGGTCCAGGAGCAGCTAAACATGGCTGAGAAG GAATTAGAGAAGAAATTTCAGCAAACCGCTGCCTATAGAAACATGAAAGAAATCCTTACCAAGAAGAATGACCAAATCAAAGACCTGAGGAAAAGACTGGCCAA GTATGAACCGGAAGACTAG